A genomic segment from Propionibacteriaceae bacterium ZF39 encodes:
- a CDS encoding DUF2505 domain-containing protein, which produces MELSTSLVFPADPATVFTMVTDPGFLEEVAREARATDCSVTVDGRSTTSSRSLQAPPEAEKITGPSIRIVETRTWSEAGPDGSRTASLDLKVPGQPITMDGNIRLHPAGGHTRIDITGELKVKIPLIGKKLEKMAAPAVEDGIRAEERVGLRRLQG; this is translated from the coding sequence ATGGAACTCAGCACCAGTCTCGTCTTTCCTGCCGATCCCGCCACGGTTTTCACGATGGTGACCGATCCCGGATTCCTGGAGGAGGTGGCCCGCGAAGCTCGTGCGACCGACTGCTCCGTGACCGTCGATGGTCGATCGACGACCAGTTCGCGATCCCTCCAGGCACCGCCGGAGGCCGAGAAGATCACAGGGCCCTCCATTCGGATCGTCGAGACACGGACCTGGTCGGAGGCCGGCCCGGACGGCAGTCGCACCGCCAGCCTGGACCTCAAGGTGCCCGGCCAGCCGATCACGATGGACGGCAACATCCGACTGCATCCCGCCGGCGGCCATACCCGGATCGACATCACGGGAGAGCTGAAGGTCAAGATCCCCCTGATCGGCAAGAAGCTGGAGAAGATGGCGGCCCCCGCAGTCGAGGACGGGATCCGGGCCGAGGAACGCGTGGGTCTGCGTCGACTTCAGGGATAA
- a CDS encoding DUF3107 domain-containing protein: MEVKVGIQHINRELVVDTDETAAQVIDAYKSALEADGLITLTDSKGGTTLVRAATIAYLDLGKEQTRRVGFGDI; the protein is encoded by the coding sequence GTGGAAGTCAAGGTCGGCATTCAGCACATCAATCGTGAACTCGTCGTCGACACCGACGAAACCGCCGCGCAGGTCATCGATGCCTACAAGAGCGCGCTCGAGGCCGACGGCCTGATCACGCTGACCGATTCGAAGGGCGGCACCACCCTGGTGCGCGCCGCGACGATCGCCTATCTCGATCTCGGCAAGGAGCAGACCCGCCGGGTGGGCTTCGGCGACATCTGA
- a CDS encoding class I SAM-dependent methyltransferase, translated as MKQTRYIHGHHSSVLQAHAWRTAENSAAYLLPHLTDSTLLLDIGAGPGTITDDLAGRVARVVATEVDEATLVRTREGVRRSNVDFVVADVHALDFPDDSFDVVHAHQVLQHVADPVQAFREMRRVCRPGGLIAARDVDYSAISIHPASPPLTEWLALYRRIARAAGGDPDAGPKLLGWARQAGCSDITPSASVWCFATPRDRAYWGGSWADRVLNSRFAEQAAELGVLHETLLAISDAWQEWATDPDGWITLTHGEVLARA; from the coding sequence ATGAAGCAGACACGGTATATCCATGGGCATCACAGCTCCGTTCTGCAGGCCCACGCCTGGCGGACTGCGGAAAACTCGGCTGCCTACCTGCTCCCCCACCTGACCGATTCCACGCTCCTGCTTGATATCGGGGCGGGGCCCGGAACGATCACCGACGACCTGGCCGGCCGGGTGGCGCGAGTGGTGGCGACCGAGGTCGATGAGGCGACGCTCGTCCGGACCCGCGAAGGCGTACGCCGCAGCAACGTCGATTTCGTGGTCGCCGACGTGCATGCCCTGGACTTCCCCGACGACTCGTTCGATGTCGTGCATGCCCACCAGGTGCTGCAGCACGTGGCCGATCCGGTGCAGGCGTTCCGGGAGATGCGGCGGGTCTGTCGACCGGGAGGTCTCATCGCCGCGCGGGACGTGGACTATTCGGCGATTTCGATCCATCCGGCTTCGCCGCCCCTGACCGAGTGGCTCGCGCTCTACCGCCGGATCGCGAGGGCGGCGGGCGGCGATCCCGACGCGGGCCCCAAGCTGCTGGGGTGGGCGCGGCAAGCGGGCTGCTCCGACATCACTCCCTCCGCCTCCGTCTGGTGCTTCGCCACGCCCCGTGATCGCGCCTACTGGGGCGGCAGCTGGGCCGACCGGGTGCTCAACTCCAGGTTCGCGGAGCAGGCCGCCGAGTTGGGAGTCCTCCACGAGACACTCCTCGCGATCTCCGACGCCTGGCAGGAGTGGGCCACCGACCCCGACGGTTGGATCACATTGACACACGGCGAGGTTCTCGCGCGCGCCTGA
- a CDS encoding dynamin family protein: MPATPQAKKTRISTDTLIERAEAMVAGTGRTDLTDLLALTRARWTEPTTRVMVIGEFKQGKSALVNALLNAPVCRVGDDVTTAVPTVVSHAEQAYATVVDAADLPDSPAIEDLQRHDLPLDRLATFATDDHERAGRRVQHVEVGLPRDVLKNGLVLVDTPGVGGLRTSQGAVTVAALPSADAVLFVSDATAEYSATELDFLARVLRACPNVTCLSTKTDLQPEWRRIVDLNRGHLERAGVDAPIIAVSSLVRDLAIRTRDQSLNEESGFAELVQHLDTDILGKSRVLAHRSVCRDVLTACENLTMMLGPELAALEDPTRLPDMIVELERATAEADELRQRSARWQVTLSDGVADLNSDLDHDLRERVRALIRDAETSIDSGDPGQVWDEFSTWLEERSSDLLSDTFTWAQENTAWLCERVGDHFTAEMASSVPRFAVGETSGLLELAPDLGDVDRGRLHLGQKLFIGMRGSYGGVLMFGLLTSIAGLALINPLSIGAGLVLGAKAYHDEKGLRLARRRNDAKIAVRRYLDDVQFQVSKTLRDRLRQVQRGLRDYYTLRAEELQRSLNESLTAARAAAQSSQSEREERITVLRAKLAEAERLGTGVARSLGVAEPREVA; the protein is encoded by the coding sequence ATGCCAGCCACCCCCCAGGCGAAGAAGACCCGGATCAGCACCGACACGCTCATCGAGCGCGCCGAGGCGATGGTGGCCGGAACCGGGCGTACCGATCTGACTGATCTCCTGGCGCTGACCCGCGCCCGTTGGACCGAACCGACAACGCGGGTCATGGTCATCGGGGAGTTCAAGCAGGGCAAGAGTGCGCTGGTCAATGCGCTGCTGAACGCTCCGGTCTGCCGGGTGGGTGACGATGTGACGACCGCGGTGCCGACGGTGGTCTCCCATGCCGAGCAGGCGTACGCGACCGTGGTCGATGCCGCCGACCTGCCCGACTCGCCCGCGATCGAGGACCTCCAGCGCCACGACCTGCCGCTGGATCGTCTGGCGACGTTCGCGACCGACGACCATGAGCGCGCCGGTAGGCGGGTGCAACACGTCGAGGTGGGGCTGCCGAGGGACGTGCTCAAGAACGGGCTGGTGTTGGTGGATACCCCCGGCGTGGGAGGCCTGCGAACCAGTCAGGGGGCGGTGACGGTCGCAGCGCTGCCGAGTGCGGATGCCGTGCTGTTCGTCTCCGATGCCACCGCGGAATACTCGGCCACGGAGCTGGATTTTCTTGCGCGCGTACTCCGGGCCTGCCCGAACGTGACCTGCCTTTCCACCAAGACGGACCTCCAGCCCGAGTGGCGACGCATCGTCGACCTGAACCGCGGGCATCTCGAGCGGGCGGGGGTCGATGCCCCGATCATCGCCGTCTCCTCCCTGGTCCGCGACCTGGCGATCCGGACCCGCGACCAGTCGCTGAACGAGGAGTCCGGGTTCGCCGAGTTGGTGCAGCATCTCGATACGGACATCCTGGGCAAGTCCCGGGTGCTGGCGCACCGCTCGGTCTGTCGGGATGTGCTGACCGCCTGCGAGAACCTGACGATGATGTTGGGTCCCGAACTGGCGGCACTCGAGGATCCGACCCGGCTGCCGGACATGATCGTCGAACTGGAGCGGGCGACTGCCGAAGCAGACGAACTCCGGCAACGCTCAGCGCGATGGCAGGTCACCCTCAGCGACGGGGTGGCCGACCTGAATTCGGACCTGGATCACGATCTGCGCGAACGGGTGCGGGCTCTGATCCGCGATGCGGAGACCAGCATCGACTCCGGCGATCCGGGCCAGGTCTGGGACGAGTTCAGCACGTGGCTCGAGGAGCGCAGCTCCGATCTGTTGTCCGACACGTTCACGTGGGCACAGGAGAACACGGCGTGGCTGTGTGAACGCGTCGGTGATCACTTCACCGCCGAGATGGCGAGCAGCGTCCCCCGCTTCGCCGTGGGGGAGACCAGTGGCCTGCTCGAGCTGGCCCCGGATCTCGGTGACGTCGATCGAGGGCGCCTGCATCTGGGCCAGAAACTCTTCATCGGCATGCGTGGCTCCTACGGCGGCGTACTCATGTTCGGCCTTCTTACTTCGATCGCCGGGCTCGCCCTGATCAACCCGCTGTCGATCGGCGCGGGTCTTGTGCTGGGTGCCAAGGCCTACCACGACGAGAAGGGCCTCCGGCTTGCCCGACGTCGCAACGATGCGAAGATCGCGGTCCGGCGGTATCTCGATGATGTGCAGTTCCAGGTGTCGAAGACCCTGCGGGATCGCCTGCGCCAGGTGCAGCGCGGGTTGCGCGACTACTACACCCTTCGGGCCGAGGAACTGCAGCGATCCCTGAACGAGTCGTTGACGGCCGCCCGCGCGGCCGCCCAGTCGTCCCAATCGGAACGTGAGGAACGCATCACAGTCCTGCGGGCGAAGCTGGCCGAGGCCGAGCGCCTCGGCACGGGGGTGGCCCGATCGCTGGGCGTCGCCGAGCCCCGGGAAGTCGCATGA
- a CDS encoding dynamin family protein: MTALDLDPADPMPAARVVLAAAERAADHDPGLAARVQQARERLEGPLRVAIAGKVKAGKSTLVNAFLADDLAPTDAGECTMVTTWFQHGAVPGTRVVGKDGVTRELAFRRRGGHFVMGLGGLELDEVARVEVDWPSPFLRNLTLIDTPGIDSLTTEASDRTTGFLLGRSSAGGSTASGRADVDAVIYLMRHRHSVDLTFVSELARSASDAHGAATTLVVLSRADELGGGRIDSLVSARDIATAYADEPLLRAHSVGVVPVAGLLAHGSRMLRQDDVDLMSALTGVPRDDREAMLISADRYVSHGLGGTPEQRRALVQRLGLFGIRMGAALIRQGHTSAAGLARELENHSGLAAVVQVLEDHFLPRSRLLIGRNLVDAMELLAGECPEPGATELQLACDRFRIVAEQGLSELGMLLRLRSEEFPGLDDRALAEAVRILGGKGTRTYRRLGLAPDADFDEVVAQWNEQVERWRAVAQDASGWRSSRRLARCVVAALDLMAVIFSSPADLSATT; encoded by the coding sequence ATGACCGCCCTGGATCTCGATCCCGCCGACCCCATGCCGGCAGCACGGGTGGTCCTCGCCGCTGCGGAACGGGCGGCGGACCACGACCCCGGGTTGGCGGCGAGAGTCCAGCAGGCGCGGGAGCGACTGGAAGGTCCGTTGCGCGTGGCCATCGCCGGCAAGGTCAAGGCCGGCAAGTCGACCCTGGTGAACGCTTTCCTCGCCGACGATCTCGCTCCCACCGATGCGGGGGAGTGCACGATGGTGACGACCTGGTTCCAGCACGGTGCGGTGCCCGGCACCCGCGTGGTCGGCAAGGACGGTGTGACCCGGGAACTCGCCTTCCGCCGTCGGGGCGGCCACTTCGTCATGGGTCTCGGCGGGCTGGAGCTGGACGAGGTGGCTCGCGTCGAAGTCGACTGGCCGTCCCCGTTTCTCCGCAACCTGACGCTCATCGACACGCCCGGAATCGACTCGTTGACGACTGAGGCCTCCGACCGGACCACGGGATTCCTGCTCGGTCGTTCCTCGGCGGGTGGCTCCACTGCGTCCGGCCGAGCAGATGTCGACGCGGTGATCTATCTCATGCGACACCGCCACTCGGTCGACCTCACGTTCGTCAGTGAGCTTGCCCGCTCGGCCTCGGACGCCCACGGCGCGGCCACGACGCTGGTCGTGCTGTCCCGCGCGGATGAGCTCGGGGGTGGCCGCATCGACAGCCTGGTCTCGGCGCGGGACATCGCGACGGCCTACGCCGACGAGCCGCTCCTGCGTGCCCACAGCGTGGGGGTGGTTCCGGTGGCCGGGCTGTTGGCCCACGGTTCGCGCATGTTGCGCCAGGACGATGTCGACCTGATGTCCGCGCTCACGGGCGTACCCCGCGATGACCGGGAGGCCATGCTGATCTCGGCGGATCGCTATGTGTCCCACGGCCTGGGCGGAACGCCCGAACAGCGGCGGGCGCTCGTTCAGCGTCTTGGGCTTTTCGGGATCCGGATGGGTGCTGCCCTGATTCGGCAGGGCCACACCTCCGCGGCCGGCCTCGCCCGGGAACTGGAGAACCACAGCGGTCTGGCCGCCGTCGTTCAGGTGCTGGAGGACCACTTCCTGCCCCGCAGCAGATTGCTCATCGGGCGCAACCTCGTCGATGCCATGGAGCTGTTGGCGGGCGAATGCCCGGAGCCCGGGGCGACGGAGTTGCAGCTGGCCTGCGACCGGTTTCGTATCGTCGCCGAACAGGGTCTCAGCGAGCTGGGGATGCTCCTTCGGCTGCGGTCCGAGGAGTTTCCCGGTCTGGACGATCGTGCGTTGGCAGAGGCCGTCCGGATCCTCGGCGGGAAGGGTACGCGGACCTATCGCCGACTGGGTCTTGCCCCCGATGCGGACTTCGATGAGGTCGTGGCGCAGTGGAACGAGCAGGTGGAACGCTGGCGGGCCGTGGCTCAGGATGCGAGCGGCTGGCGGAGCAGTCGGAGGCTGGCCCGCTGTGTCGTCGCAGCTCTTGACCTGATGGCCGTCATTTTTTCTTCACCCGCCGACCTTTCGGCAACCACATGA
- a CDS encoding ferritin-like fold-containing protein: protein MSEIPMPTGANDDPGSATGHPDYRDGVVDLLGVVAYGELAAFGRLAEDAASAPTLPDQVMTAAMATRQFQHFERVRDHLWTFDVDVMDAMEPFHRAFDTYHAQAKAKSWLEALVSTFVGDGFAADFYREIAAYVDPATRELVLSVLTDERETDYIVGRVRQAIADEPAVGGRLALWGRRLVGEALTQAQRVAADRPALTGLLSGSVDRPGLDLAAIGRMLTRLVENHTLRMERLGLNS from the coding sequence ATGAGCGAAATCCCCATGCCGACAGGCGCAAACGATGATCCAGGGTCGGCGACCGGCCACCCCGACTATCGCGACGGCGTGGTGGACCTCCTCGGGGTCGTGGCGTATGGCGAGCTTGCCGCGTTCGGCCGTCTCGCCGAGGATGCGGCGTCGGCACCGACTCTGCCCGACCAGGTGATGACCGCGGCGATGGCCACCCGACAGTTCCAGCATTTCGAACGCGTCCGCGACCACCTGTGGACCTTCGATGTCGACGTCATGGACGCGATGGAGCCGTTTCACCGGGCATTCGACACCTATCACGCGCAGGCGAAGGCCAAGAGCTGGCTCGAGGCGCTGGTGAGCACCTTTGTGGGGGATGGTTTCGCGGCTGACTTCTATCGGGAGATTGCGGCGTACGTCGATCCCGCCACCAGGGAACTGGTGTTGTCGGTGCTGACGGATGAGCGGGAGACCGACTACATCGTCGGTCGCGTACGCCAGGCCATCGCCGATGAGCCGGCCGTCGGTGGGCGGCTTGCTCTGTGGGGGCGTCGACTCGTGGGGGAGGCCCTGACACAGGCCCAGCGTGTGGCCGCCGATCGGCCGGCGCTCACCGGCCTGCTGAGTGGGAGCGTCGACCGGCCCGGGCTGGATCTCGCTGCGATCGGGCGGATGCTCACGCGGCTTGTCGAGAACCACACGCTTCGCATGGAGCGGCTGGGTCTGAACAGCTGA
- a CDS encoding IniB N-terminal domain-containing protein, with the protein MAVSVSSLLDFILNLLRDPSARAAFDADAEGELAQAGLVNVTAEDIEAVMPVVVDYAPVKVDVAKTIDVENTKTVDYAPTLTRGDYNTSANVEANPGFVKFASNAGSGSAAAGGSTSSGASGGGGNGHGHGGKGDHGHGGGGHGHGGGHDLGPAITQLHQVINNYSYTTQVDDRDTIVDQSVNQNIWTEGGDVAQWFGQTANTLSGDGAAQANGGGDATGINGDRNATGDGNVTGDGNAVGEGAFIGDGNATGDGSTAVNGNGNATGGGSTAVNGNGNTVATNGSNAVTASGEANVAVDGSTAIRAEDEAIVAGGDAIRAEGNATVANGGNATSANGQYATVGTGAGNVTSANGAAATAAGNDAQSTNGNGNIVAGGNVAIDNSDRSINDSYNDNSDRSVNDSYNDNSDNSGQVNGSFNGNTLTDNSGQDNSNNSVNDSFNGNTLTDNSGQDNSTTDNSDNSDNSDNSTNIDVEIEDSFQQNDNSTDNSNTDSFNDNSDNSDNSTTDNSDNSTNVDVEIEDSFQQNDNSTDNSTDNSVNDSLNGNSLTDNSVNDSLNGNDLSSNDNNSTTDNSDNSTNVDVEVEDNVVVVDSGNGSGNSGDSYSADDSFNGNVIGNDVAGVDGIGDATAG; encoded by the coding sequence ATGGCTGTTTCCGTGAGCTCTCTGCTCGACTTCATCCTCAACCTGCTCCGCGACCCGTCCGCGCGGGCCGCCTTCGACGCCGACGCCGAGGGCGAGCTGGCCCAGGCCGGTCTGGTCAACGTGACCGCCGAGGACATCGAGGCCGTTATGCCGGTTGTCGTCGACTATGCGCCGGTCAAGGTGGATGTCGCCAAGACCATCGATGTCGAGAACACCAAGACCGTCGACTATGCGCCCACCCTCACCCGCGGTGACTACAACACGTCTGCGAACGTCGAAGCCAACCCGGGCTTCGTCAAGTTCGCCAGCAACGCCGGCAGCGGCTCTGCGGCCGCGGGCGGCTCCACCTCCTCCGGTGCCTCCGGCGGTGGCGGCAACGGCCACGGCCATGGCGGCAAGGGCGACCACGGTCACGGCGGCGGCGGCCACGGCCACGGTGGCGGCCACGACCTCGGCCCGGCCATCACTCAGCTCCACCAGGTCATCAACAACTACAGCTACACCACGCAGGTGGATGACCGCGACACCATCGTCGACCAGTCGGTGAACCAGAACATCTGGACCGAGGGTGGCGACGTGGCCCAGTGGTTCGGCCAGACGGCGAACACCCTGTCGGGTGACGGTGCGGCCCAGGCCAACGGCGGCGGCGACGCGACCGGCATCAACGGCGATCGCAACGCCACCGGCGACGGCAACGTGACCGGCGACGGCAACGCTGTGGGCGAGGGCGCGTTCATCGGTGACGGCAACGCCACCGGCGACGGCTCCACCGCTGTGAACGGGAACGGCAATGCCACCGGCGGCGGCTCCACGGCTGTCAACGGCAACGGCAACACGGTTGCGACCAACGGCTCCAACGCCGTGACCGCCTCCGGCGAGGCCAATGTCGCAGTGGACGGCTCCACGGCCATCCGCGCCGAGGACGAGGCCATCGTCGCGGGCGGCGACGCGATCCGCGCCGAGGGCAACGCGACCGTCGCCAACGGCGGCAACGCGACGAGCGCCAACGGTCAGTACGCCACCGTGGGCACGGGTGCCGGCAACGTCACCAGCGCCAACGGAGCCGCGGCCACGGCTGCCGGCAACGACGCCCAGAGCACCAATGGCAACGGCAACATCGTCGCCGGTGGCAACGTCGCGATCGACAACTCGGACCGTTCGATCAACGATTCCTACAACGACAACTCGGACCGTTCGGTCAACGATTCCTACAACGACAACTCGGACAACTCCGGCCAGGTCAATGGGTCGTTCAACGGCAACACCCTGACGGACAACTCGGGTCAGGACAACTCGAACAACTCGGTCAACGACTCCTTCAACGGCAACACGCTGACCGACAACTCGGGTCAGGACAACTCCACCACGGACAACTCCGACAACTCCGACAACTCGGACAACTCCACCAACATCGACGTCGAGATCGAGGACTCGTTCCAGCAGAACGACAACTCGACCGACAACTCCAACACGGATTCGTTCAACGACAACTCCGACAACTCGGACAACTCCACCACGGACAACTCCGACAACTCCACGAATGTGGACGTCGAGATCGAGGACTCGTTCCAGCAGAACGACAACTCGACCGACAACTCCACGGACAACTCGGTGAACGACTCGCTCAACGGCAACTCGCTCACCGACAACTCGGTCAACGATTCGCTGAACGGCAACGATCTGTCCAGCAACGACAACAACTCCACGACGGACAACTCCGACAACTCCACCAATGTGGACGTCGAGGTCGAGGACAACGTCGTGGTGGTCGATTCGGGCAACGGCAGCGGCAACTCGGGCGACAGCTACTCGGCCGATGACTCGTTCAACGGCAACGTCATCGGCAACGATGTGGCCGGCGTCGACGGCATCGGCGATGCGACCGCTGGCTGA
- a CDS encoding DEAD/DEAH box helicase gives MTNGTALTTNQTPTTSDVDLIDDNSLADVVAEEIITDDEPIEDLRKTFADLGVLPEIAEALERVGITHPFPIQAMSIPIAVAGTDMIGQARTGTGKTLAFGISLLQRITVDNEPGVAPQALVVAPTRELALQVAKDLEIASTVRRARVLTVYGGVGYEPQLDALAAGVDVVVGTPGRLLDLMDRRALDIRHLKVLVLDEADEMLDLGFLPDVERLIANTPASRQTLLFSATMPSAIASLARTHLTRPVNIRAEHHDESSTVPQTTQYVYQAHDLDKPEIVGRVLQATDVDKVMIFCRTKRAAQRIADDLVERGFPAAPIHGDLRQEARERALKRFREGKVSVLVATDVAARGIDVSGVSHVINYECPDDDKTYVHRIGRTGRAGASGVAITLVDWADLTRWKVINKTLDLGIDDPAETYSTSAHLFSDLSIPEGTRGRITDPTPKEPEDEGRERPRQPRPKRTRNRRRTRNGEPVAGEASNGSEESAPVDSAAAPVGEDRGAQSAADESADGASEGDSNGRPRRRRRRRTRRNGDAGASETNED, from the coding sequence CTGACGAATGGAACTGCACTGACCACCAACCAGACCCCCACCACGTCCGACGTGGACCTGATTGATGACAACAGCCTCGCCGATGTCGTGGCCGAGGAGATCATCACCGACGACGAGCCCATCGAGGATCTCCGCAAGACCTTCGCCGATCTCGGCGTCCTGCCCGAAATCGCCGAGGCTCTCGAACGAGTCGGCATCACCCACCCGTTCCCGATCCAGGCGATGTCGATCCCGATCGCAGTGGCCGGCACCGACATGATCGGTCAGGCCCGCACCGGCACCGGCAAGACCCTCGCGTTCGGTATCTCGCTGCTGCAGCGCATCACCGTCGACAACGAGCCCGGTGTCGCGCCGCAGGCGCTCGTCGTCGCCCCCACCCGCGAACTCGCCCTGCAGGTCGCCAAGGACCTCGAGATCGCCTCGACCGTACGCCGCGCCCGCGTCCTGACCGTCTATGGCGGCGTCGGTTATGAGCCCCAGCTCGACGCCCTGGCCGCCGGCGTGGACGTGGTCGTGGGTACGCCCGGTCGTCTTCTCGACCTCATGGATCGTCGCGCCCTCGATATCCGCCACCTCAAGGTCTTGGTGCTCGACGAGGCCGACGAAATGCTCGACCTCGGCTTCCTGCCCGACGTCGAACGGCTCATCGCGAATACGCCTGCATCGCGCCAGACCCTGCTGTTCTCCGCGACGATGCCGTCGGCGATCGCATCCCTTGCCCGCACCCACCTCACCCGGCCGGTCAATATCCGGGCCGAGCACCACGACGAGTCGTCGACCGTGCCCCAGACGACGCAGTATGTCTATCAGGCGCACGACCTCGACAAGCCCGAGATCGTCGGTCGCGTCCTGCAGGCCACCGATGTCGACAAGGTCATGATCTTCTGCCGCACCAAGCGGGCCGCCCAGCGCATCGCGGACGATCTGGTCGAGCGCGGCTTCCCGGCTGCCCCGATCCACGGCGATCTGCGCCAGGAGGCCCGGGAGCGGGCGCTCAAGCGCTTCCGCGAAGGCAAGGTGAGCGTCCTGGTCGCCACCGACGTCGCCGCCCGCGGCATCGACGTGTCGGGCGTCAGCCATGTCATCAACTACGAATGCCCGGACGACGACAAGACCTACGTGCACCGCATCGGCCGCACGGGTCGCGCCGGTGCCTCCGGCGTCGCCATCACCCTGGTGGACTGGGCCGACCTCACGCGGTGGAAGGTCATCAACAAGACCCTCGACCTCGGCATCGATGACCCGGCCGAGACCTATTCCACCTCTGCCCATCTCTTCAGCGACCTTTCGATTCCCGAGGGCACCCGGGGACGCATCACCGACCCGACGCCCAAGGAGCCGGAGGACGAAGGCCGCGAGCGTCCGCGCCAGCCGCGCCCGAAGCGCACCCGCAATCGTCGCCGCACCCGCAACGGCGAGCCCGTGGCGGGCGAAGCGTCCAACGGTTCCGAGGAGTCGGCCCCGGTCGACAGCGCGGCCGCACCTGTCGGTGAGGATCGCGGAGCCCAGTCGGCCGCGGACGAATCGGCCGACGGAGCCAGCGAAGGCGATTCGAACGGTCGACCCCGGCGTCGGCGCCGTCGGCGTACGCGCCGCAACGGTGACGCCGGCGCCTCCGAAACGAACGAGGACTGA
- a CDS encoding PHP domain-containing protein encodes MLIDLHSHTTISDGTDTPAELLAKARGLGLDVLAVTDHDTFDHLPEVRAAARREGIELLEGMEMSCEYAGASVHLLAYGMDPDDADLGGELARIREGRGDRLPRVLERLEALGVGVSHDDVMRQVGEAPSIGRPHIADALVAAGHVADRQEAFDRFLAEGRPAYVGRYHPDLRHGIELIHAAGGLAVVAHPWGRASAEALTEEVLADMVSAHALDGFEVDHEDHDPQQRARLRALADRLDVLGTGSSDHHGLGKPTMPLACNTTSPEAYAELRRRLG; translated from the coding sequence ATGCTGATCGATCTGCACAGTCACACCACCATCTCCGACGGCACGGATACGCCCGCCGAACTCCTGGCCAAGGCGCGTGGCCTGGGCCTCGACGTGCTCGCGGTGACTGATCACGACACGTTCGACCATCTGCCGGAGGTGAGGGCGGCGGCTCGCAGGGAAGGCATCGAGCTCCTGGAGGGCATGGAGATGTCGTGTGAATATGCGGGCGCGTCGGTGCATCTGCTCGCCTATGGCATGGATCCCGATGATGCCGACCTCGGCGGCGAGCTGGCCCGCATCCGGGAAGGACGGGGAGACCGCCTGCCACGGGTGCTGGAGCGACTGGAGGCGTTGGGAGTGGGCGTGAGCCACGACGACGTGATGCGCCAGGTCGGTGAGGCTCCGTCGATCGGTCGGCCCCATATCGCGGATGCTCTCGTGGCTGCCGGCCATGTGGCCGATCGGCAGGAGGCCTTCGATCGCTTCCTGGCGGAGGGCCGCCCCGCCTATGTGGGGCGGTATCACCCGGACCTTCGCCACGGGATCGAGCTGATCCATGCGGCGGGTGGCCTCGCGGTTGTCGCCCACCCGTGGGGCCGGGCGAGCGCGGAGGCGCTGACCGAGGAAGTCCTGGCCGACATGGTGTCCGCGCATGCGCTCGACGGTTTCGAGGTGGATCATGAGGACCACGATCCCCAGCAGCGGGCGCGGCTCAGGGCGCTCGCCGACCGACTGGACGTGTTGGGCACGGGGTCCAGCGACCATCATGGCCTCGGCAAGCCGACGATGCCGCTGGCGTGCAACACGACCTCACCCGAGGCCTATGCCGAGCTGCGCCGGCGCCTGGGCTGA